The Penaeus monodon isolate SGIC_2016 chromosome 6, NSTDA_Pmon_1, whole genome shotgun sequence genomic sequence ataacaataacaaaaataatattaataatggtgataataataataacaaaataataatcacagtaaagctaataatagcaacaatagtattaatagtgatgataataataacactagtaacaataaaaagatcataataatggcaaaaataatgattaagatacaatagcaacaacagtgatattacaaaataataacaataatgatgaaaattgtacCAATGAGGAAATGTTCTTAAAACATCAAATAATGTACCAAAagcattaaacaaacaaaaatctctTTTGAACAGAAGCAACGCACGTGAACAGGAACATTTTCATGACTTCCAGTGTATAGAGAAAGTAACCGATTTTCGGCTTTGTgccttcacctctcccctttctcctctcaaaTTTGCATTTTATACCAACTATTAATCCCATTGAATATCCATTCCTATTCAGTCAATAAGTCATTTGGTACTCAACATTCCTTTGCAATTCAAAACTAAATTGTTATTCACTATTTTACTATAATGTCAATTAATATTCACTGTCATCAGTATTCTCCCATTGCACCTTTATTTTACACACTACTGAGCACAATTACATAAGTCTTAGTTTGGTGAAGAAAAGACGAGGTGACAAATCGTAAATATATttccttaaaaataaaattcacggAAAATGAGACAGGTAAGGACatcagaaattaaataaaaacaatgtaaattTACAAACGCTTGTAGCAAAATCCGACACttcatttttagaaaaataaatatttacattaatgtACATGAGGAATCAGAAGCCATATTTTGCCTGGGTTTGCATTTTAGTCATTCTGTTTTGAGCCCAATTGTTCTTGAGTTCCAGCTCTCTCTCCTTGGCCTGGTGAGCCAGGAAGGTGATCTGGTGCTTCTGCTTAGTTCTCTGTGAGggcatcccctccctcttcttgctGAAGCTCTGCGTTGGCTTCTCTTCTGTCAGGGCCTTTGTCATCCACTCATCCCGTGTAAGCAAGGCATCATCCGCACTCACATCAATGAAGTTAATGGCCTCACCTTTGCCGCGCCGCTTCCCTGTCAAACGTAGCATCGCCTCCTGGTCGAAGGATGCTGGCTGTAGGGTATGCTCCTCCTGCTCATTAACTGGATAGAAGTCCTGCTCCTCATTATGAGTCTGATGATACACATtgtctgtgtatgcatgcatggaaGCCATAGGTTCACTGACTCTATCTTCAGATACAGGCTGGTTCTGAGAAGGTGTTTTAGAAATCGGGGGCTCAACGTCTGGCACAGTCGTAATTGAGGCGACTGCTCTGCCCAGGGTAGCTGGATCAGGTACTGTCTCAGAGAGTGAAAAGAAGTCAGAGGACCCACCAGTCTCTGCTTCTTCATCAGAGTCATTTGCCTCCACCAAAGCCTTAACATGTGTCGGTGCCTTTCTTGGCTTCTTTTGTGGTGGTTCAGTAGGTCTTTTGGTGAGGATATGGGGCACAAGTGAGCGTTTTGTCTCCTTCACTGCCAAATTTTTAGGCTCGGGCAATACTGCAAAGAGCCCTGTCCCCAGAGATGAGGGTTGGACCTTCTTGCGCTCAggaatctctttctcttcctcttcctcctcctcctcagcaaactgaaaaaagagaaataaatgaaataagatggTTTGCCTATAAGAGTTGCGAAAGTTCATTCATGGTATAACAGTTTAATGCCTGATAGTAAATGAATTatctttatgtatttgtatatgtattcctTGTAACTATTTgacccaccacgcacacacatgcacacacgcacaatcaatcaatcaatcaatcacgcATGTAGGTATAAAAAGTGACTTTTTGGCAATCAAGTACTTCTAAAGCCTTGTGTAACCAACTATgtacaaataaaatagataaagcaTAACCACAGCAGAAAATGCATATACCCAGCAGCAATGGCTCAATATCAAGTATATTATACAATGTAGGATATTATCCTATGTGCATTTTTAGTATTAAGTCTTACtcattatttcagaaaaaaaaagtgtttatctaaactgaaaatgtgaaaataatcCTTCTTCAGCTAAATGGAATACTTTAGCTAAATGTATTCACCAGAGCAATCTAATAATCATCCATTATTAACCTACTGGATCTGGGTGACATGGACATCTTAACACTAAAAATTTGGGCGAGTGGTGAGCGGCAGGAATGTCTTGTCATGGAAACAGATCTGTCTGAGGGGCAGGTAGTGGGAACGGCTTGCCATAGGGAATTGTTGCCAAATGCTGGGTAGTGGGGACCTCTcgccatgagtgcacaaagcaCTTGGAGTGAGATTGACTCAGTGAGCCTTTAGGAAGGGGCTAGTTTGTAAACTCCAGCAGGATTTTCACTGGTCCAGGAGGGTGAAGTTTACCAAAAGTCATCCATGCTGTGGTAGTGTCATCTCCAGGGAGAACACCATGTCAATAAACAGGAACCTATTTTTGCAGCTGCTATTAGCAGTGTAAGGTGTATTACAGAAAACTGACTAttgcaaaattataaaatatactacaaataacacaatgttagttattgttattggtgtcatATTGATACagcataacaatgaaaaatatagacCTTAGAAAATAGCTACACAGTAAATAATGTGTCTgcagaaaaagggtaaacagcaGTGCAAAGAGGAATCTTCATGTGGGACAAGCCTAAAAGCCACACACCCTGGAGTCGCCACTCAAAGAAGCTTAATGCCTAGATTTGGGTCCATGCACCCACTGTGAAGCAGCCAGATCCAATAGGTTTATAATCACTATTCTAAATGCTAGGGAAGAAAgtaattacagaaaaaatatacaagatttaataaagtaaatatattagtaataataaaatttgagagtgcaaaaatatctttaaaagttCATATTATAAGCACACAGGCATGAAAACAGTATGTATGCTAAGATAGGCTTCTCCTACTACTAAAGGAACTATCATACTTAGTTGGtctctgaaaaaaacaaatgttGTAATGGGAAACTAAAAAATAAGTTATGAATCAATCCTTGAGGTATAAActctattaataataaaacaatatatatatatatatatatatatatatatatatatatatatatatatatatatatatatatatatatattctgcatctCATTTAACTGTGCAGCTACTTCACTACAATATTCCAAGACATCTCACAGATTGTATATTGCATATCTCCTGTTTTTGAAGCAATTTTAAATGTTCTAATGGTCAAAGAATGTGAAAGCAAAACAGTAAGTGAACAAAGGTCCAAGGTTTTAAGTTACTGATCACCTGACAATTATGCTGCTCTCTTCCACTACAGATTGCAACAAGACTGAAGAGGATTTATGAAGAGAATGCAACCAGTTTAAGTACAAGAAAAAGTTCTTGGTTAGTTAATAGCATTTTTCCCATACTGAAAGTCAAGTTatctaaataacaaaataataaagtcaACAGAAAAAATTGTTCATCACTGAATTTCAAACAGCTGATGgaactttttcttccctctctctctagtcaATAAGATCCTGACATCTTATTGATCTGAAAAATTAGAATTGTCATCTGGTGTTACATTCATAATTAACTGATTTATGGCAACTAatctttaaataataaaacatgctGCTGCATTCCCTAGTCTAGAATATTATTACAATGTTTTATTCCCAGTCAAATTTTCCTGAAAGAATATCTAAACAGTTCCACTTGCTTGCTCTGTTGTGCAGAAAATGTTTAATTCCTACCTTCAGCTATTCATATAGGTTCTAATTACATCGGTATCAAATCTATACCTCTTGTCTCTCTTTAATTACTGCTGATCTCTTGCTCTCATTAACCGcttcccgacgggtggcatgtacgtacatgccatggcatgcctggactatctgccgggggcatgtacgtacatgccatggtgtatgtatggccatgccatgagttttattgttacaattacagcaaaataataattttttgccactgaaaatgtgatttagtagtttttaacactttttcatatttttgctatactatgcatttcataaaggcttctcgggcttccgaggttagcgtaaaaaaaattacgttggtaatcggctacattggccagagatattatatagtattcaagaagtgatgatgtaaaaccacgtgaaaataccaatatgtattttggggggggggggggggaacatatttataaaaatactgaacataaaagtatatctatatggaagtgataatataaacctgttgaaactaaagttatcttataaaataacttgaaaaaaaaaaaaaaaaaaaaaaaaaaaataataataataataaacaaaacctaTGGTTTCAGCTCCATGATTCCACACACTACtgattttattcagactatagagcgaataatgatcaactatggagtctacataacaacaaaaatatcctagtcttgatttatcaggaaatatggcaaatagagaccttggaaaataataattttgaaaatacaacataggctcttagtattttgaagaaaaggcaagggatgctggtattgggcatgagcggtcacgcatgctagggcgacgatatgaGCCcacggcagcggggcccgggccactatgaataccacccgtcgggaaagggttaatctataatataaatggTGTGCATTTTAATAATTTCTGCACATAACCATTTTTGGTAAAGGTTAAAGTATACAAAAGGACCATACCAGATACAGAAAAATGGTGATTGGAAGTAGGACCAGAGATAAAGCCCCTGGCTTGTGAAATACTGTGATTAGTCAGAAGTTAGGAAGAACATGTGAGGTTAgtggtggaaaagggaaaaacagcccAGAGGCATGTGGTGAAGTATTCATACTAGCAAAGGCTCATAATTACGATTCTATCTGGCAAATACTTGTGTCttaatgtttatttatctttggTTTGATCATCTGGATCATTTACTTATCACTTCCTccaataaaacaagaagaaaaaaaatgcattctcaATTTCATTTATGCAAAATATTTTGCTTGAAATTTAATGAACTTGCAGTGTGTTATCCCTTATTTTGTTATCAGAACCACATTAACTGGAAGAGTGTCATGCAAAATTTATAAAGGCCATTTACTTTGCCTTGAACAGCACTTTCTAATGATACCTGAAAGAGCAAAATTGTTGCAAAGATAAGACATACCTATTATAATGGAAAAtctccagtgaaaaaaaaaacattaattatcaatattacaaaaatacatcACTAATTATTTGTTCAAATACTTGGGTCAAGTTCAAGTGTGCTAATAAAAGGTTACAGTAATTTTACACAATACCTTCGCAATGATTTTGGTATAGATGGATTCCTTTCACCTtctagtacacatatatacaggaaTTATGCTGCAGAGCCCCCCTAGACCCCTACATACTTGGCCACGATGGTAGGAGAGGGCACGAAAGGTAACGGAAATTacggggtaaaatatgaataatatacacagaatcaaTCTCTATATAGTCTAATGCAGGTGGTTGTGCCACCTGCAACAACCTCCGCCCAGGAAAAAGATTCCTCCATGTATTCATAGCAAGAGAGATCGCTGGACAAACTCAGCATCAGATGTTCCCACATGTTGGTCGTCTGCTCTATTCTGCTGTGAATACgaggattttttgttttcctagGCAGGGGGTTGCAGCGGGCACAGCCACTGCAATTAGACAACACGTTGACTGATTCTGTGTATCTTACACGTAATTAACCCTCCAATTTCTCTGgtaccttccactccctcccctgctatcaggaCCAAGACTGTCACTAATGGGGTGGGTTTCCATggcataattatgatatatttgtctggtagagagtgagagggatcCATCATTACCCAAACCATCGCAATCAGTTATGCAAAAGTATTGTGTAAAATTACCAAGGTAACAAACACCTGAATGCAGAAATGTTTACCTCAGAAAGGGATGGAATAAtgaactgtatttttttcttctcc encodes the following:
- the LOC119574687 gene encoding LOW QUALITY PROTEIN: proline-rich protein PRCC-like (The sequence of the model RefSeq protein was modified relative to this genomic sequence to represent the inferred CDS: inserted 2 bases in 2 codons), producing the protein MALVAYSDDSDLASDPEDVEESPRAIVNGESKANXPSESSDKGRAXSQIDPKGNPKAEANPGGLSTGVDDIVDFDEDVATETRTGLLAAIPRAKPITGTLGASIPLGAEVDEVTDVPTVDTWKVTQKIKEGGSDSKISSASSASVTVKKKKEKKKIQFIIPSLSEFAEEEEEEEEKEIPERKKVQPSSLGTGLFAVLPEPKNLAVKETKRSLVPHILTKRPTEPPQKKPRKAPTHVKALVEANDSDEEAETGGSSDFFSLSETVPDPATLGRAVASITTVPDVEPPISKTPSQNQPVSEDRVSEPMASMHAYTDNVYHQTHNEEQDFYPVNEQEEHTLQPASFDQEAMLRLTGKRRGKGEAINFIDVSADDALLTRDEWMTKALTEEKPTQSFSKKREGMPSQRTKQKHQITFLAHQAKERELELKNNWAQNRMTKMQTQAKYGF